In Paroedura picta isolate Pp20150507F chromosome 6, Ppicta_v3.0, whole genome shotgun sequence, one genomic interval encodes:
- the CPAP gene encoding centrosomal P4.1-associated protein, translating into MATSADLSWEENLTAHWVSNPSRAGVILNPSFPSLRTARGVNIGNASLSFAVSSLRSSSCASLSEDSLHGEDTLESRSGCEEQLDAPFPVLLSKKQPLLMPKEAPAPSKALQNDFECSRQDDMHEGCCNEPLAQKLEQLKGLQQLKQEELKRQQMEQIQRLREEQQKLLSLVSEQQVHTSVAVTEDDMGRQYSQSARLSPAPYFPPCLIGNRAPRDSPPCVFPPEQKDPLQILSDDQLSKGIFSGDPSCENQLLEMQNKLEVADQISISECSSMSPEPNLGRSKDGSSKGESPGNVETASRSLEILSTEERPIPTTVKERKLTFEELLEEQIRLEEQRISQKGNRKDVGRSAFQQAVPKRPFLKRGEGLTRFTSAKSKVAKQKESKMIVYPNASEASHAVKADKLQLHRKVAPLNKEHVSDHFVPKKSNQVTKLKKGSAPPAQKTATQRNVSRNGIPLSTRQNPSEKKVGPLRDSVGSERNKENLIEHAKLNEASSKPLGETQQMATDSTQALSHPKGPTDRSEKDSELSFELSFQKKLENWDADKEKEKIELDEFLFLEQAADEISFASNSSLILKILDHGQQVSTGHRMSSTPIKSEQSQHRLVALDVTDVHKQEDFPSQQISKERDKGPAAESQAPVILKGHLNQTDTEMLWTFPTTQFQDCRNTGWDEDNSDGSSRTSSDSEEEFETTIKPAGEEAKGLALNNRGDSPEYSECRGQDRGTSRGANLDLLGKDFTSSQSSEIIADEAPESQSVCHANRNKVEFDDEQSWSDFEEHGRLCAQVPSVDVAIKASPSTDCSAWSEAFFSDKAIKRKVATMKKGDALTQASVADSEVTAPPTTDLMLKLFPSLRLKPKGDVQQRPETKPNMGQGEPADTARSQLLREKLVELETEIERFRMENASLAKLRKESESSLENLRKEIGNFEQQKAKELAQIEEMKKEEMRKLQKERKVFEKYTLAARAIPDKKERDEIQALKQQVATLQEDLKQREAKWSTTHMRLRDQIEALTRDNMELREEIKIMERFRLEAWKREREAANNRKADSCGVYSKRAAEVAHVPAISEKSQNVSSEPQAEKSSKANGKSDLPLEGRHSSRSKLAVVPNDSYLDNPAMTHEDSSKTFMVTSKNFPGITAVETSSSATPAYMDSEEVESEASHPNGKVERILKDGSHLIVFPNGTRKEVSCDGKTTTVTFFNGDIKQVLEDQRVIYYYADAKTTHTTYPTGLDVLHFSNGQIEKYFPDGRKEIVFPDQTVKNILPDGQEEHIFPDGTIIRIQQDGSKTIEFNNGQEELHTAHFKRRKYPDGTTKTIYANGCQETKYASGRVRVKDKDGKVIMDTFPQMTVTSH; encoded by the exons ATGGCCACCTCGGCAGATCTCAGTTGGGAAGAAAACTTAACAGCTCACTGGGTGTCGAACCCTTCCCGGGCAGGAGTCATATTAAATCCATCGTTCCCTAGTTTGAGAACTGCTCGAGGCGTTAATATTGGAAATGCCTCCTTGAGTTTTGCAGTGAGCTCCCTACGCAGTTCAAGCTGCGCCTCTTTGAGCGAAGACTCTCTGCACGGGGAAGACACCTTGGAGTCTCGCAGTGGGTGTGAAGAACAGCTGGATGCGCCTTTCCCAGTTCTGTTGTCCAAGAAGCAGCCACTGCTAATGCCTAAAGAAGCTCCGGCCCCGAGCAAAGCCCTGCAAAACGATTTTGAATGTAGTCGACAGGATGACATGCATGAGGGATGTTGCAATGAGCCACTTGCACAGAAGCTCGAGCAG CTGAAAGGACTGCAGCAGCTCAAGCAAGAAGAGCTAAAAAGACAGCAAATGGAGCAAATTCAAAGGCTAAGGGAAGAACAACAGAAACTACTTTCCCTGGTTTCTGAGCAACAAGTGCACACCA GCGTGGCTGTAACAGAAGATGACATGGGTCGACAATATAGTCAATCAGCTCGCTTGTCCCCTGCACCTTATTTCCCGCCGTGTCTCATTGGAAACAGAGCTCCCCGGGACAGTCCGCCTTGCGTTTTTCCCCCTGAACAAAAGGATCCTCTGCAAATATTAAGTGATGACCAACTATCAAAAGGAATTTTCTCTGGAGATCCTTCCTGTGAGAATCAGTTATTAGAAATGCAGAACAAATTAGAGGTTGCAGACCAAATTTCCATTTCAG AATGCAGCAGTATGTCCCCAGAACCAAATCTGGGAAGAAGTAAAGATGGTAGCAGTAAAGGTGAAAGCCCAGGAAATGTAGAGACTGCTTCGAGGAGCTTGGAAATTCTCAGTACTGAGGAAAG GCCCATTCCTACTACTGTTAAAGAGAGAAAATTGACATTTGAAGAATTGCTAGAAGAACAGATACGATTGGAAGAACAGCGGATTAGCCAAAAGGGAAATAGAAAG GATGTTGGAAGATCAGCTTTTCAGCAAGCAGTACCCAAGCGACCCTTTCTAAAACGAGGTGAAGGCCTAACTAGATTTACTAGTGCCAAATCTAAAGTGGCGAAGCAAAAAGAGAGCAAAATGATTGTTTATCCAAATGCTTCGGAAGCCAGCCACGCAGTAAAAGCAGACAAGCTGCAGCTTCATAGGAAAGTCGCTCCCCTAAATAAGGAGCATGTTTCAGATCATTTTGTGCCTAAAAAGAGTAACCAGGTCACTAAGCTGAAGAAGGGATCTGCTCCTCCTGCTCAGAAAACAGCAACGCAGAGAAATGTCAGCAGGAATGGTATTCCTCTGTCTACAAGGCAGAACCCCAGTGAAAAGAAAGTCGGACCATTGAGGGACTCTGTTGGGTcagagagaaataaagaaaatTTAATAGAACATGCAAAGCTGAACGAAGCAAGCAGCAAGCCATTGGGGGAAACTCAGCAGATGGCAACAGATTCGACCCAAGCGCTCTCGCATCCCAAAGGTCCCACAGATCGCTCCGAAAAAGACTCAGAGCTCTCGTTTGAACTCTCTTTCCAGAAGAAGTTGGAAAACTGGGATGCtgataaggaaaaagaaaaaattgaACTGGACGAATTTTTGTTTCTGGAGCAAGCTGCTGATGAAATATCTTTTGCTAGCAATTCCTCCCTTATCCTAAAGATCTTGGATCATGGGCAGCAGGTTTCCACTGGACACAGAATGTCTTCTACTCCCATCAAGTCAGAGCAGTCACAGCATAGGTTGGTCGCGCTGGATGTTACAGATGTGCATAAGCAAGAAGACTTTCCTTCCCAACAAATTAGCAAGGAGAGGGATAAAGGCCCAGCTGCTGAATCACAGGCCCCTGTCATCCTGAAGGGTCATCTAAATCAAACTGACACTGAAATGCTTTGGACTTTCCCCACCACTCAATTTCAAGATTGTAGAAATACAGGGTGGGATGAGGACAACTCTgatggaagcagcagaacaagttcTGACTCGGAGGAAGAATTTGAAACGACCATAAAACCCGCTGGAGAGGAAGCCAAAGGGCTTGCTTTGAATAACCGAGGCGATAGTCCAGAATACTCTGAGTGCAGAGGGCAAGACAGAGGCACGAGCAGGGGTGCCAATCTTGATTTGCTGGGAAAAGATTTTACTAGCAGCCAATCTAGTGAGATAATTGCCGACGAAGCCCCTGAATCTCAGAGCGTATGCCATGCGAATAGAAATAAGGTTGAGTTTGATGACGAACAATCATGGTCTGACTTTGAAGAGCATGGGAGACTGTGTGCCCAAGTGCCAAGTGTTGACGTGGCTATTAAAGCATCACCGTCCACCGATTGTTCCGCTTGGAGTGAGGCGTTCTTCTCCGATAAAGCGATAAAGCGGAAGGTTGCGACAATGAAGAAGGGGGATGCTCTGACCCAGGCGAGTGTGGCAGATAGCGAGGTCACCGCACCCCCCACAACTGACCTGATGCTGAAGCTCTTTCCTTCTCTGAGGCTGAAACCAAAGGGAGATGTGCAACAGAGGCCAGAGACTAAGCCCAACATGGGTCAGGGAGAACCAGCAG ACACTGCTCGATCCCAGCTGTTGAGAGAGAAGCTCGTTGAACTGGAGACAGAAATCGAAAGGTTCAGGATGGAGAATGCATCTCTAGCAAAACTTCGAAAAGAGAGTGAGAGTTCTTTGGAAAATCTCAG GAAAGAAATTGGCAACTTCGAACAACAGAAAGCAAAAGAACTGGCTCAAATAGAAGAAATGAAAAAAGAGGAAATGAGAAAACTGCAAAAAGAACGTAAAGTTTTTGAGAAGTATACACTGGCGGCCAGAGCTATTCCAGATAAAAAAGAGCGTGATGAAATTCAG GCTCTGAAACAGCAGGTGGCAACCTTGCAGGAAGATTTGAAGCAAAGGGAAGCAAAGTGGTCCACCACTCACATGCGTCTGAGAGACCAGATAGAAGCTTTAACCAGAGACAATATGGAACTGCGGGAAGAGATCAAAATCATGGAAAGGTTTCGTTTGGAAgcctggaaaagagagagagaagctgcaAACAACAGGAAAGCAGACAGTTGTGGGGTCTATTCCAAGAGAGCGGCAGAGGTTGCA CATGTACCAGCTATATCGGAGAAGAGTCAGAATGTGTCTTCGGAACCTCAAGCAGAGAAGAGCAGCAAAGCAAATGGGAAAAGTGATTTGCCCCTTGAAG GGAGACATTCTTCAAGATCTAAGTTAGCGGTTGTACCTAATGATAGTTACTTGGACAACCCAGCAATGACCCATGAAGATTCTTCCAAGACTTTTATGGTAACAAGTAAA AATTTTCCTGGTATTACGGCTGTTGAAACCTCAAGTTCAGCAACTCCTGCCTACATGGATTCTGAAGAAGTAGAAAGTGAAGCTAGTCATCCTAACGGAAAG gttGAAAGGATTTTAAAGGATGGTAGCCACCTTATTGTCTTCCCGAACGGCACACGGAAAGAAGTGAGCTGCGACGGAAAGACCACTACCGTAACCTTCTTCAACGGAGATATAAAACAAGTTCTAGAAGACCAGCGAGTG ATTTACTATTATGCAGATGCAAAGACAACCCAcaccacctaccccacaggcttAGATGTCCTCCACTTCTCTAATGGACAAATAG AAAAGTATTTTCCAGATGGAAGGAAAGAGATTGTGTTCCCAGATCAAACTGTAAAAAACATATTACCAGATGGGCAAGAAGAACACATTTTCCCCGATGGCACCATTATTCGCATTCAACA GGATGGAAGCAAGACTATAGAATTCAACAATGGGCAAGAAGAACTACACACAGCACACTTCAAGAGGCGCAAGTATCCCGATGGCACCACCAAGACCATATACGCCAATGGATGTCAGGAAACAAAGTATGCCTCTGGTCGAGTAAGAGTTAAAGATAAGGACGGCAAAGTTATAATGGACACTTTCCCACAAATGACAGTTACTTCCCATTGA